One part of the Phragmites australis chromosome 3, lpPhrAust1.1, whole genome shotgun sequence genome encodes these proteins:
- the LOC133912386 gene encoding uncharacterized protein LOC133912386 has product MDAVSCVSVPPPTGLLSRSFTDAAIARALHFSLSDAPEPSVPATDLGARAAATATTNASPEAVPMHGAGAGGHPPMGAAPSPPSARCLRLGPAGGHAGKRRRPRPSKRVPTTYISTDAATFRIMVQRVTGIGEAEPQQDAAGLGLFLPHFGLEAVEQFLPADSAATAAHVAAAYTLAPTAAATVAEQQPLFPTLDSWDVMYGKNEVV; this is encoded by the coding sequence ATGGACGCCGTGTCCTGCGTGAGCGTGCCGCCGCCgaccgggctcctctcccgctCCTTCACCGACGCGGCCATCGCCCGCGCCCTCCACTTTTCCCTCTCCGACGCCCCCGAGCCGTCCGTGCCCGCCACCGACCTCGGCGCCCGCGCCGCGGCCACGGCCACGACGAATGCATCTCCCGAGGCGGTGCCGATGCACGGCGCCGGGGCCGGGGGTCACCCGCCGATGGGCgcggcgccgtcgccgccgtccgCCCGGTGCCTTCGGCTGGGGCCagcgggcgggcacgcgggtaAGCGGCGGCGACCGCGGCCGTCGAAGCGCGTGCCCACCACGTACATCAGCACCGACGCCGCCACCTTCCGCATCATGGTGCAGCGCGTCACTGGCATCGGCGAGGCCGAGCCGCAGCAGGACGCCGCGGGCCTTGGCCTCTTCCTGCCACACTTCGGCCTCGAGGCTGTCGAACAGTTTCTTCCGGCGGACTCTGCGGCCACCGCGGCCCACGTCGCTGCAGCGTATACGCTCGCACCCACCGCCGCGGCAACCGTAGCGGAGCAGCAGCCGCTCTTCCCGACGCTGGACTCGTGGGACGTCATGTACGGGAAGAACGAGGtggtctga
- the LOC133912387 gene encoding protein CHLORORESPIRATORY REDUCTION 42, chloroplastic, with translation MLRQILAAATAAVYSSHASPAQVPASPVRRRPGGVAVRCAPSGGGGGGGGAPAGDKKSKLKVGSPIVILEAPTMLKTAASVPSLRHNSGQVKAGDVGRVMARKPKDVWAVRLAVGTYLLDGKFFRPLDVVDEDGDESPDE, from the exons ATGCTACGCCAAATTCTTGCGGCAGCAACCGCTGCCGTGTATTCGTCCCACGCCTCGCCAGCACAAGTCCCGGCTTCTCCGGTGCGCCGACGTCCCGGTGGCGTCGCCGTCCGGTGCGCgccgagcggcggcggcggcggcggcggcggcgcacctGCAGGCGACAAGAAATCGAAGCTCAAGGTAGGCTCGCCGATCGTCATCCTGGAGGCGCCTACGATGCTGAAGACCGCCGCGTCGGTGCCGTCGCTCCGGCACAACAGTGGCCAAGTCAAGGCCGGCGACGTCGGAAG GGTCATGGCGCGGAAGCCGAAGGACGTCTGGGCCGTGCGGCTCGCCGTCGGCACGTACCTGCTGGACGGCAAGTTTTTCAGGCCCTTAGATGTTGTTGATGAAGACGGTGACGAGTCCCCAGATGAATGA